TCCCTCTAAACATCAACGTCTTGTAGATATTTTTAACATAGAATAATAAATCCAGGTCATCGGTGCTATTCTTCCCGTTCGTATCTTTATATTCATCCCGATACACCACGATAGTTTTAGAAATAGGATCATAGTCGATCTCTTTACCAAAAACAATAGCGATATAATTTAGGTCATTGCCAAATACGGTGTGTATACTTCCTACTTCATTTATCGCATTTTTTGAATTGATCCAATCTTTAGCTGTCGAATTCCAACGAAGATCTATCCCCTCAATAGTCATATCGTAGAGATGCCTGTTTTTTTTGTCCTTTGTCTTATATTCCCAGCTAAAGCCTGCAACCAATCTAGACAGTCCCGTCTCTGCTTCCTTCTGGAAAACTTGACCACGCATCGCTACAAAACTGTCAAACAGCTTAAGCTCAAAATCATTCGATTCAAATCTTTCGTTAGGCAACAATTCCAAGTCAAACAACCGATGGACGAAATCAGTAAACAAGTCTCCTCCCTCGGAGCGAATTTGCGTCTGCAAGCGTACACTATCATATGCCTTAGAGTTCTTTAAAACTTCAAACCTTGAAGGTGGTAAATCAGTCGTACGGATAGATTGGTTGTTGTCATAAAAGAAAATCTGATTTTCCGACTGCTTCAAAACCCAATCCAACTCTGTTCCTTCGTTGATATCAAATCCAAGACGCATATTACTCTTATCAAAATCTCCATAACCAGATATATTTTTGCGTCTGCGCAGGCGATGGGCCTCATCCACTAAAACCACCTTGTATGTTCGTTTTGAAATATCTGTTGGCGATATAACCATACTCGAACTGAGCTGATCAATATCTTTGAACACTTTCTGCAGGGTACTGCGCAAGGAGGTCATCGATACGACAATAGCGACTTGATCTTTAAGATCTTTTTCATTTTCTACTGTAATACCATGTTTGTCTCGATATGCATTAAGCAACTCGAATGCCTCCATCGAGAATTCATCCTTCATCTCAAACTGTTCAAAATAGCGTATGGGCGTAACAAGCAATTTAAGTACATAAATCGCAATGATAGTCTTACCAGTACCTGCATTCCCCTGTATAAAGATACCTTTTTTGTCGTCCACGAGCATTTTCAAACAGGCCAGAACTGCCTGCTGCTGGTCTAGGTTCAAACTCTTGTAGGGTGAGTACTTAAAAACGTTGCTGTTAATGATCTCTTCAAAAGACGTGCGCGCTATTTTAAGTTCTTCGAGTTGTTTCCATATCTGCGGAAACAATACCTCATATTCTTTCTTCTGGTGATAGTAGTGCCCGTTATTGCCAAGGTTGGCATTGATTAGTTTCAGACCCTTTTCTGCTGAAAAAAGGTTGATCAGGAATGCTTCTAAATGCAGGGTAACGGATTTGTTGAACAAATGGGAATAGATCGCATGTCGGATTAATAGGTCTTTCTTGCTGTCGTGTCTATTGTGGCTTGAAAAGCGGTTCTTGATATCGATAGATTCACCGATATAGATTGACCTTTTATCGTTGAGCAGATAAACAAGTGCACTGTTATAAAAATCTAGTTTGCTATCTGTATCCTTAACCTCTCCTGTGCTACCGACGGGAACAATATGAACTTCTTTAATATCCAATTCTGACATGCGTTATTAATTACAGTTCATTATACTTTTTAGCAGTTCCCTTGGCCTTTTCTACAGGATATTTTTCGTTATTGAGTTTCATCTTGTCCTCCACGATCTCCTTAACATCAAGTCCGTGCTTATCGGCAAGCAATAGTGCGTACATAAGCACATCGGCAAGCTCATTTTTCAACTTGTCAGGGTTGGCATCTTCATTTCCTTTCCACAGAAAAAGTTCCAGAAGCTCGGAAGCTTCGATGCTCAATGCCACCGCAAGATCCTTGGAATTGTGAAACTGCTCCCAATCTCTCGCATCTCTGAATGCTCTGATCTGTGCTATTAACCGCTGAATATCCGACATGATAAAATCCTTTAACTAAAAACTGGCCTTTGTCCAAATATCCGAAATATTGTTTAGGAATAAAAGGAAAAAGCCACATCTCACGATATGGCTCTACAACATATATATTTATTTGAGATGGCTCTTATTTATAAGAATTGATCGATTTGGATACTTTCCAGTCATTGCCCACACGCTCCAAAGTAACTAAATCTGTTTTGGCGAAGTTTTCAAATTTCAAAGTCACTTTAGCGACCATATAGTCTGCCGATTCCTCGATGATATCAGTGCTTACTGTACAGTTTAGCTTTTCACCTTTTTGTTTTTTCAAGGATTTAATCACTTCGCTACGGCTGTTAGACTGTGCATTGATAGCTTGGATCTTTTGGTTGAAATCAGCTGCAAATAACTGCTCAACTCCTGCTGATTCGCCCTCTGTGGTTACCGCAACATAGTGTTCTAAAGCGAAGTCTGCTGTAGAAAGGTTAATGTTAGCTTTTGTTGCTTTTGCTCCAGGTCCTTCAGCTGCCATAGCGAAAGTAGATACTGCGATTAGGGCTGCTGCTGCGAATGTTTTTACTAGCGTTTTCATAATGTCTTTTTTTATAGTGTTAGTTCTGTTGTTCTTATTTGTTGACTCAAAACTACGACATAATACGCCCTTAGCCAATCGGCTTTAGACCAACGATCGGGAAAACTCGGTGAATGGCGGGAATAGGTAGGTAAGTCTGCTTCGTATCAGATTCGTACCACGTTCGGATCATCAATAGATATTGTACAGACACTCAACAGACCTTGTCCAGTCTCTGTACAGGGAAAAACTGGTCAGAGACAAGTCAACAATAGAACACTACACGCCCTGATCCGAAGGCTGTACGAAGCAGGTACGAATATAACCCCTATAAAAGTTATTTAAACTCATCCCTAATTAGCAGTTTTTAGCAAATAATGCCTAGTGCAGCGACGAAATCCTTGAGTTCGTGTTGGAGCGATCACTGAGATACCATGTTTTTGGTCATAACCATGCAGGCTATGGTAAGAGGAAAACTAAGGCTATCCAGTTCATCAACGCTTCCTCGTATGAGCTGTTGAAGGAAAAGGTGTGATTAAACTACACGACCAACTCAAGTGTATTCAAGATCTATAAACGAGGTGATACTACTATCTTTCTACTAATTCTTCTACTTTCTTTCTACTTAATTATTGTAATTGCGATCCACTAGCTGGCTATCCCCGAGGCAACTCGCTATTTTAAATAGATCATGAAAAAGCCACATCTCCCGACATGGCTTTACAACATATATATTTATTTGAAATCGCCCTTATTTATACGAATTGATTGATTTGGATACTTTCCAGTCATTACCCACACGCTCCAAAGTAACTAAATCTGTTTTGGTGAAGTTTTCAAATTTCAACGTTACTTTAGCCACCATATAGTCTGCTGATTCTTCTAAAATGTCGGTGCTTACTGTACAGTTTAGCTTTTCGCCTTTTTGTTTTTTTAAGGATTTAACCACTTCGCTACGGTTGTTATTTTGAGCATTGGAGGCTTGGATCTTTTGATTAAAATCTTCGGTAAATAACTGCTCTACTCCTGCTGACTCGCCCTCTGTTGTTACCGCAACATAGTGCTCTAAAGCGAAATCTGCTGTGGAAAGGTTAACATTTTCTTTTGTTGCTTTTGCTCCAGGTCCCTCAGCTGCCATAGCGAAAGTAGATACTGCGATTAGGGCTGCTGCTGCGAATGTTTTTACTAGCGTTTTCATAATGTTTTTTTTATAGTGTTAGTTTTTTAGTTCTTATTTGTTGACTAAAAACTACGACACAATACGCCCCTAGCCTATCGGCTTTAGACTAACGATCGGGAAAACTCGGTGAATGGCGGGAATGGGGAGGTGAAAGTTCTCATTCAAAATATCGCTTCAATTGAGCTATATTTAAATAGGGAATTACAAAAGTCAATGGAGCATAAAACGAAAGGTATATATTTAATAAGTCCTTACCTGCTCACCAATTGGACAATTAAATAATAAAAAAATATCATGCGCAAAATAATAATCTTATTTACTTTCTTAGCCGTATCAGCCTTCCAACTTATTGGTAGCTGCTTTGCTCAAACCCGATATGTTGTGTTTGATCAAGACAAACTAACCGATTCATTGGACGGGCATTTATTCTGCAAAAGAACATATGCAGAAATCAGATCCGACAGCACCAATTTCCCAGACTTAACTATTTATAACTTTCTGTTCAAAAAAAGCATAACTGATGATGATTCAAATCAAAAAGTATTTCAGAATTTTATAAG
The DNA window shown above is from Sphingobacterium thalpophilum and carries:
- a CDS encoding DNA/RNA helicase domain-containing protein encodes the protein MSELDIKEVHIVPVGSTGEVKDTDSKLDFYNSALVYLLNDKRSIYIGESIDIKNRFSSHNRHDSKKDLLIRHAIYSHLFNKSVTLHLEAFLINLFSAEKGLKLINANLGNNGHYYHQKKEYEVLFPQIWKQLEELKIARTSFEEIINSNVFKYSPYKSLNLDQQQAVLACLKMLVDDKKGIFIQGNAGTGKTIIAIYVLKLLVTPIRYFEQFEMKDEFSMEAFELLNAYRDKHGITVENEKDLKDQVAIVVSMTSLRSTLQKVFKDIDQLSSSMVISPTDISKRTYKVVLVDEAHRLRRRKNISGYGDFDKSNMRLGFDINEGTELDWVLKQSENQIFFYDNNQSIRTTDLPPSRFEVLKNSKAYDSVRLQTQIRSEGGDLFTDFVHRLFDLELLPNERFESNDFELKLFDSFVAMRGQVFQKEAETGLSRLVAGFSWEYKTKDKKNRHLYDMTIEGIDLRWNSTAKDWINSKNAINEVGSIHTVFGNDLNYIAIVFGKEIDYDPISKTIVVYRDEYKDTNGKNSTDDLDLLFYVKNIYKTLMFRGIRGVYVYVCNSNLKAYLSQHMEVVTGNSENDLSVTSSQLISSEPTASSIPYYDLEIAAGNFSELQQSETLQYVQVEERYQDSQRYFACKVIGESMNKIIPNGSICLFERYQGGSRNGLICLVESSSFEDRDFGANYTIKEYSSKKTITEEGWQHQEIILLPKSSDDSYSPIVLKDEEAVDLQVIGVFRSVLKIYFA
- a CDS encoding nucleotide pyrophosphohydrolase — translated: MSDIQRLIAQIRAFRDARDWEQFHNSKDLAVALSIEASELLELFLWKGNEDANPDKLKNELADVLMYALLLADKHGLDVKEIVEDKMKLNNEKYPVEKAKGTAKKYNEL
- a CDS encoding nuclear transport factor 2 family protein, which gives rise to MKTLVKTFAAAALIAVSTFAMAAEGPGAKATKANINLSTADFALEHYVAVTTEGESAGVEQLFAADFNQKIQAINAQSNSRSEVIKSLKKQKGEKLNCTVSTDIIEESADYMVAKVTLKFENFAKTDLVTLERVGNDWKVSKSINSYK
- a CDS encoding nuclear transport factor 2 family protein; protein product: MKTLVKTFAAAALIAVSTFAMAAEGPGAKATKENVNLSTADFALEHYVAVTTEGESAGVEQLFTEDFNQKIQASNAQNNNRSEVVKSLKKQKGEKLNCTVSTDILEESADYMVAKVTLKFENFTKTDLVTLERVGNDWKVSKSINSYK